Proteins co-encoded in one Arachis hypogaea cultivar Tifrunner chromosome 13, arahy.Tifrunner.gnm2.J5K5, whole genome shotgun sequence genomic window:
- the LOC112732346 gene encoding 1-aminocyclopropane-1-carboxylate synthase 7-like, whose translation MGIEIEKPCVVELSNIAVSNTHGEDSPYFAGWKAYDDNPYDELTNPSGVIQMGLAENQVSFDLLEKYLEEHSEATTWGKGVRNSSFRDNALFQDYHGLHSFRAAMASFMEQIRGERAKFEPDRLVITAGATAANELLTFILANPGDALLVPTPYYPGFDRDLRWRTGVKIVPIHCDSSNNFQITPEALEGAYKEAESMNTKVRGVLITNPSNPLGATIERSVLEQILEFVTRKNIHLVSDEIYSGSVFSPSEFVSVAEILEARNYKDAERVHIVYSLSKDLGLPGFRVGTIYSYNDKVVTTARRMSSFTLISSQTQHLLASMLSDKDFTELYIRTNRERLRKRYEMIIEGLRSNGIECLKGNGGLFCWMNMSPLLEKATKEGELKLWNAIIHQVKLNISPGSSCHCSEPGWFRVCFANMSENTLQVALERIRNFVDKIRTHTLTAGSN comes from the exons ATGGGTATTGAGATTGAGAAACCTTGCGTGGTGGAGCTTTCCAATATTGCAGTTTCTAACACTCATGGAGAAGACTCTCCTTATTTCGCTGGTTGGAAAGCCTACGATGACAACCCCTATGATGAACTCACTAACCCTTCTGGGGTTATACAAATGGGACTAGCAGAGAATCAA GTTTCATTTGATTTACTTGAGAAATACTTGGAGGAACACTCAGAGGCCACAACATGGGGTAAAGGAGTTCGTAATAGTAGCTTCAGAGACAATGCTTTGTTTCAAGACTACCATGGACTCCACTCTTTTAGAGCTGCAATGGCCAGCTTCATGGAGCAAATAAGAGGAGAGAGAGCCAAATTCGAGCCTGACCGACTCGTCATCACTGCTGGTGCAACCGCAGCCAATGAACTCTTAACCTTCATCCTCGCAAACCCTGGAGACGCTTTGCTCGTTCCAACCCCTTACTATCCAGG ATTTGATAGAGATTTGAGGTGGAGGACTGGGGTGAAGATAGTTCCAATTCACTGCGACAGCTCCAACAACTTCCAAATCACTCCAGAAGCGTTAGAAGGCGCATACAAAGAAGCAGAATCTATGAACACAAAGGTGAGAGGAGTGCTAATTACAAACCCCTCAAACCCATTAGGTGCAACCATAGAGCGCTCAGTTCTGGAGCAAATTCTGGAGTTTGTTACTCGCAAGAACATCCACCTGGTTTCCGACGAGATCTACTCAGGCTCAGTGTTCTCTCCATCAGAGTTCGTGAGCGTTGCGGAGATCCTGGAAGCACGCAATTACAAAGATGCTGAAAGAGTTCACATTGTTTATAGCCTCTCGAAGGATCTTGGACTCCCCGGCTTCAGAGTGGGAACCATTTATTCTTACAACGATAAGGTGGTTACGACCGCGAGGCGGATGTCGAGTTTCACACTGATATCCTCTCAGACGCAGCATCTCTTGGCTTCCATGTTATCGGATAAGGACTTCACGGAGCTCTACATTAGGACCAACAGAGAGAGACTGAGGAAGCGCTACGAGATGATCATTGAAGGGTTGAGGAGCAATGGGATTGAGTGCTTGAAAGGTAATGGAGGATTGTTTTGTTGGATGAATATGAGTCCGTTGCTTGAGAAGGCAACCAAGGAAGGTGAACTTAAGCTATGGAATGCGATTATTCATCAAGTGAAGCTCAATATATCGCCAGGGTCTTCATGCCATTGTTCCGAACCAGGTTGGTTCAGGGTTTGCTTTGCAAACATGTCTGAGAACACCCTCCAAGTTGCACTCGAAAGAATACGTAACTTCGTAGATAAAATAAGGACTCACACTCTCACAGCTGGTTCTAATTGA